The following coding sequences lie in one Arachis stenosperma cultivar V10309 chromosome 5, arast.V10309.gnm1.PFL2, whole genome shotgun sequence genomic window:
- the LOC130980816 gene encoding uncharacterized protein LOC130980816, translating into MSSTPCVASASDADVRNADLSYYGKLEDIIELNYNGQFRVTLFKCKWADTTRERGCRKDNWGFTFVNFSRVIHSGDREEDDPYIEASQARMVYFVNDEVNKDWSVVVHLKPRDSYDMGGMKMMKHARMSHDMPKQKRYKNLLKAAAANSSQDKSVAAANSSQDKSNASQVKSVAATNFSQDKSATAANSSRDKSVAAANSSRDKSAAASSSRDKSATSNSSEPSSVAPTISEHPSEPKRKRGRESKHYWTVDAIDEYKNSTRLHLLVKDVHNLPEGLRIVVNFDRQHAAIGEAAGLLAGICGQLATDCARFCFKVCDSLAKRFLLQSLGKKWREHRIKLWNEFYDPRLSKTEIINNTPEDIALDQWALFLEYRLKPETQNLCKRNQEIRQKQIIPHTSGAKSIARRRAELTEETGKEVSRVQMWDITHKKIDGSYVNEKAKEIAEKIEVYSSQQVVESTVNSPLDALGVVLGKEYPGRVRGLGMGAVPTVAFKNNTTRISQMNLGSSNDAGTSSTCGPSVQEELDTVKAQLQALVSYIASKE; encoded by the exons ATGTCTTCAACTCCTTGTGTTGCTAGCGCTAGTGATGCTGATGTTAGGAATGCTGATTTGTCATATTATGGCAAACTCGAAGATATTATAGAACTAAACTACAATGGCCAATTTCGGGTTACTTTATTCAAATGTAAATGGGCTGACACCACTAGAGAACGGGGCTGTAGAAAGGATAATTGGGGTTTTacttttgttaatttttcacGAGTAATACACAGTGGTGACCGAGAGGAGGATGATCCATATATTGAAGCCTCACAAGCTCGAATGGTGTATTTTGTCAATGATGAAGTGAATAAAGATTGGAGTGTTGTCGTGCATTTGAAGCCAAGAGATTCATATGATATGGGGGGAATGAAGATGATGAAGCATGCGAGAATGAGCCATG ATATGCCAAAGCAAAAGAGGTACAAGAATCTACTTAAAGCAGCAGCTGCTAATTCTTCACAAGACAAGTCAGTAGCAGCTGCCAATTCTTCACAAGACAAGTCAAATGCATCACAAGTCAAGTCCGTAGCAGCTACAAATTTCTCTCAGGACAAGTCGGCAACAGCTGCAAATTCCTCTCGGGACAAGTCGGTAGCAGCTGCAAATTCCTCCCGGGACAAGTCAGCAGCTGCAAGTTCCTCCCGGGACAAGTCAGCAACTTCAAATTCTTCTGAGCCATCATCAGTTGCTCCAACTATATCTGAGCATCCATCCGAACCTAAACGTAAACGTGGGCGTGAATCTAAGCATTACTGGACAGTTGATGCCATAG aTGAATATAAAAATAGTACACGCCTTCATTTATTAGTGAAGGATGTGCATAATTTGCCAGAAGGTTTGCGCATAGTTGTCAATTTTGATAGACAACATGCAGCAATAGGAGAAGCAGCCGGACTCCTTGCAGGAATTTGTGGGCAATTGGCCACTGATTGT GCTCGATTTTGCTTCAAAGTGTGTGATAGCTTGGCCAAACGATTTCTGCTCCAATCGCTTGGCAAAAAATGGAGGGAACATAGGATAAAGCTTTGGAATGAGTTTTATGATCCGAGGTTGAGTAAAACCGAGATCATAAATAATACACCAGAAGATATTGCTCTTGATCAATGGGCTTTATTCTTAGAATATCGTTTGAAGCCTGAAACTCAG AATCTTTGTAAGAGGAATCAGGAAATTCGGCAAAAACAAATAATTCCTCATACTTCAGGTGCTAAATCAATTGCAAGAAGAAGGGCTGAATTG ACAGAAGAGACGGGAAAAGAAGTTAGTAGAGTTCAAATGTGGGATATCACTCACAAGAAAATAGATGGAAGTTATGTTAATGAAAAGGCTAAAGAAATAGCG GAGAAGATTGAAGTATATAGCAGTCAACAAGTGGTGGAATCAACTGTTAATTCTCCTCTTGATGCACTTGGAGTAGTTCTTGGGAAAGAGTACCCTGGTCGTGTTCGAGGTTTAGGCATGGGAGCTGTTCCAACTGTTGCTTTCAAGAACAACACCACAAGAATTAGTCAGATGAACTTAGGTTCTTCAAATGATGCTGGCACATCATCTACTTGTGGTCCCAGTGTGCAAGAAGAATTGGATACTGTTAAAGCGCAGTTGCAAGCATTAGTCTCCTACATTGCTTCTAAGGAATGA
- the LOC130979970 gene encoding casparian strip membrane protein 1-like: MMKGSTIEGGGVISRRKGLARGLPIMDFILRIVAAVGTLAAAIAMGTTDETLPFATQFIRFRAEFDDLPSFVFFVVAKSLICGYLVLSLILSLLHIVKSSAVKSRLLLVVLDTIMLGLATAGASAAAAIVYIAHYGNPKPNWFAICQQYNSFCERISASLIGAYLAAAILVILIIFSAVAISRN, encoded by the exons ATGATGAAGGGTTCAACAATTGAAGGTGGTGGTGTAATATCTCGTAGAAAAGGGTTGGCAAGAGGGTTGCCTATAATGGACTTTATATTGAGAATTGTTGCGGCGGTTGGAACATTAGCTGCTGCAATTGCCATGGGAACTACCGATGAGACGCTTCCATTTGCAACTCAGTTTATAAGATTCAGGGCTGAATTTGATGACCTCCCCTCCTTTGT ATTTTTTGTGGTGGCCAAGTCTCTAATATGTGGATATCTAGTTCTTTCTCTTATCCTATCATTACTCCATATAGTTAAGAGTAGCGCGGTGAAAAGTAGATTGCTCCTCGTTGTGCTTGACAcg ATTATGTTGGGTCTCGCGACAGCAGGAGCCTCAGCAGCAGCAGCAATTGTATACATAGCACATTATGGTAATCCAAAACCCAATTGGTTCGCTATTTGTCAACAATACAACAGTTTCTGTGAACGCATTTCCGCTTCTCTTATTGGCGCTTATCTTGCTGCTGCTATCCTCGTTATACTTATCATATTTTCAGCTGTTGCAATCTCCAGaaactaa
- the LOC130979969 gene encoding photosynthetic NDH subunit of lumenal location 2, chloroplastic: MSSFTHATAFLHAHIKTKQKTTTPAASTTNNNQAPFYAEQKDNNVATNNSSNSSSRRKLMSTFLTTSMGIVLGGTTTMTPQAAAQNWGTRSFLREHFFEAGLSPEDAVARIKQTAEGLHDMREMLETMSWRYVMFYIRLKQAYLDQDLKTAMSTLPDNRRNDYIKIANELVDHMTDFDRYVRTPKVYESYLYYEKTLKSIDQLVAILA, encoded by the exons ATGTCCAGCTTCACTCACGCCACCGCATTCCTCCACGCCCACATCAAAACCAAGCAAAAAACAACCACTCCGGCCGCCTCCACCACCAACAACAACCAAGCACCATTTTATGCTGAACAAAAAGATAATAATGTGGCCACTAATAATAGCAGCAACAGTAGTAGTAGAAGAAAACTAATGTCAACATTTCTAACAACTTCGATGGGAATAGTCCTGGGCGGCACAACGACAATGACACCACAGGCGGCGGCTCAGAATTGGGGGACTCGTTCGTTCCTGAGGGAGCATTTCTTTGAGGCGGGGCTGTCTCCGGAGGACGCAGTGGCGAGGATAAAGCAAACGGCGGAGGGGCTACATGATATGAGGGAGATGCTGGAAACAATGTCGTGGAGGTATGTGATGTTCTACATAAGGCTGAAGCAGGCTTATCTTGATCAAGATTTGAAGACTGCAATGTCCACTTTGCCAGACAACCGCCGCAATGATTACATCAAAATTGCCAATGAATTGGTAGATCACATGACCGAT TTTGACAGGTATGTTCGGACACCAAAGGTATATGAATCTTACCTATACTACGAGAAGACCTTGAAATCAATAGATCAACTTGTCGCTATCTTAGCATAA